Proteins from a genomic interval of Callospermophilus lateralis isolate mCalLat2 chromosome 1, mCalLat2.hap1, whole genome shotgun sequence:
- the Tbx1 gene encoding T-box transcription factor TBX1, with amino-acid sequence MDAWSPLSPRASAFSIASLVAAEASEGTAHRGPGASNRAKFLLLPRSLAGMHFSTVTRDMEAFTASSLSSLGAAGGFPGAASPGADPYGPRDPPPPRYDPCAAAPAPATGAPGPPQPPPHAYPFAPAAGAATSATAEPEGPGASCVAAAKAPVKKNAKVASVSVQLEMKALWDEFNQLGTEMIVTKAGRRMFPTFQVKLFGMDPMADYMLLMDFVPVDDKRYRYAFHSSSWLVAGKADPATPGRVHYHPDSPAKGAQWMKQIVSFDKLKLTNNLLDDNGHIILNSMHRYQPRFHVVYVDPRKDSEKYAEENFKTFVFEETRFTAVTAYQNHRITQLKIASNPFAKGFRDCDPEDWPRNHRPGALPLMSAFARSRNPVASPTQPNGAEKDPAEVRREFERDAGGSAMLGDPAHPPQLLARVLSPALPGAGGAGGLVQLPGASGGRPSPPHPELRLEAPGASEPLHHHPYKYPAAAYDHYLGAKSRPAPYPLPGLRGHGYHPHAHAHPHHHHPAVSPAAAAAAAAAAAAAAANMYSSAGAAPPGSYDYCPR; translated from the exons ATGGACGCTTGGAGCCCGCTTTCTCCTCGGGCCAGCGCGTTCAGCATCGCCTCTCTGGTTGCAGCAGAGGCTTCAGAGGGCACCGCCCACCGGGGCCCCGGGGCCTCCAACCGGGCGAAGTTTCTCCTGCTACCAAGATCCCTGGCCGGGATGCACTTCAGCACGGTCACCAGGGACATGGAAG CCTTCACGGCCAGCAGCCTGAGCAGCCTGGGGGCCGCGGGGGGCTTCCCGGGCGCCGCGTCGCCGGGCGCGGACCCGTACGGGCCGCGCGATCCACCGCCGCCGCGCTACGACCCTTGCGCcgccgcccccgcccccgccacGGGAGCCCCAGGCCCGCCGCAGCCGCCGCCGCACGCCTACCCGTTCGCGCCGGCCGCAGGGGCCGCCACCAGCGCCACTGCGGAGCCCGAGGGCCCCGGGGCCAGCTGCGTGGCCGCCGCCAAGGCGCCGGTGAAGAAGAACGCGAAGGTAGCCAGCGTGAGCGTGCAGCTGGAGATGAAGGCGCTGTGGGACGAGTTCAATCAGCTGGGCACCGAGATGATCGTCACCAAGGCCGGCAG GCGAATGTTCCCCACGTTCCAAGTGAAGCTCTTCGGCATGGACCCCATGGCTGACTACATGCTGCTCATGGACTTTGTGCCGGTAGATGACAAGCGCTACCG GTATGCCTTCCATAGTTCCTCCTGGCTAGTAGCTGGCAAGGCAGACCCTGCCACACCGGGCCGAGTGCACTACCACCCTGACTCACCTGCCAAAGGTGCACAGTGGATGAAGCAAATTGTGTCCTTCGACAAGCTCAAGCTGACCAACAACCTGCTGGATGACAATGGCCAT ATTATTCTCAACTCCATGCACAGATACCAGCCTCGCTTCCATGTTGTCTATGTGGACCCACGAAAAGATAGTGAGAAATATGCAGAGGAGAACTTCAAAACCTTTGTATTCGAGGAAACACGCTTCACTGCGGTCACTGCCTACCAGAACCACAGG ATCACGCAGCTGAAGATTGCTAGCAACCCTTTTGCCAAAGGCTTCCGGGACTGCGACCCTGAGGACTG GCCCCGGAATCACCGGCCCGGTGCGCTGCCGCTCATGAGCGCCTTTGCGCGCTCGCGGAACCCGGTGGCCTCTCCAACGCAGCCCAACGGTGCGGAGAAAG ACCCTGCTGAGGTCCGGCGAGAATTCGAACGCGACGCGGGCGGGTCAGCCATGCTCGGGGACCCGGCGCATCCACCACAGCTGCTGGCCCGGGTGCTGAGCCCCGCGCTGCCCGGAGCCGGTGGCGCCGGCGGCCTCGTCCAGCTGCCCGGCGCGTCCGGAGGCCGACCCAGTCCCCCGCACCCCGAGCTGCGCCTGGAAGCGCCCGGCGCATCGGAGCCCCTACACCACCACCCTTACAAGTATCCGGCCGCAGCCTACGACCACTACCTCGGGGCCAAGAGCCGGCCAGCGCCCTACCCGCTACCGGGTCTGCGCGGCCACGGCTACCATCCGCACGCGCACGCACACCCGCACCACCATCACCCTGCTGTGAGTccagctgctgctgccgctgctgccgCGGCAGCCGCTGCTGCCGCCGCCAACATGTACTCGTCTGCTGGGGCTGCGCCGCCCGGCTCCTACGACTACTGCCCCAGATAA